The genomic interval GGTCGAGATCCGCCGTGGTGGCAAGACGTACCACCAGCGCTACGAGCGGGGGGTGAAGGTCAAGGAGCTGGAGGAGATCGGGAAGGCGAAGGGCACCGGCACCAAAGTCTGGTTCAAGCCGGACGACGAGATCTTCACCGAGCTCGAGTATTCGATCGAGGTGCTCTCGAACCGCCTGCGTGAGATGGCCTTCCTCAACAAGGGCCTGAAGATCACGCTCACCGACGAGCGCAATGGACGCACGTCGGAGGACTATCGATACGAGGGTGGAATCGCCGAGTACGTGGAGTTCTTGCGCGGCAGCCGCACGGCGCTGCACGAAAAAGTCTGCTACTTCGAGACGTCCAGGCCCGAGGCCGAGATCGAGTTGGCGCTCCAGTACGACCAGGGCTTCAGCGAGAATACCCACACCTTCGTGAACAACATCAATACGCACGAAGGTGGCATGCATCTGACGGGGCTGAAGGCGGCGCTGACGCGCACGATCAACGACTACGCCCGCCGCAACAAGATCTTCAAGAAGGACGAGAGCCTCTCGGGCGACGACGTCCGCGAGGGTCTTACCTGCGTTCTCAGCATCCGGGTCATGGAACCTCAGTTCGAGGGTCAGACCAAGACCAAGCTGGGCAACAGCGAGGTGCGCGGTGCCGTGGAGGCGTCGGTCAACGAGCATCTGTCGATCTTCCTCGATGAGAATCCCAAGGCGGCGAAGGCTATCATCGAGAAGTCGTTGCAGGCGGCGCGGGCGCGGGATGCTGCGCGTAAGGCGCGGGATCTCGCGCGCAAGAAGAGTGGGCTCGAAGGTGGCGTGCTCCCGGGGAAGCTCGCAGACTGCTCGATTTCTGATCCCTCGCTCTGCGAGCTCTATCTCGTCGAGGGGGACTCTGCAGGCGGTAGCGCGAAACAGGGTCGTGACCGTGCGTTCCAAGCGATCCTCCCGCTCAAGGGGAAGATCCTCAACGTGGAGCGCGCGCGTATCGACAAGATCCTCTCCAACGAGGAAATCCGCGCGATGATCACCGCGATCGGCGCGGGAATCCGCGAGGAGTTCGATCTCGAGTCGGTACGTTATCACAAGGTCGTGATCATGACGGACGCCGATGTTGACGGTGCGCATATCCGCACACTGCTTCTCACGTTCTTCTTCC from Gemmatimonadota bacterium carries:
- the gyrB gene encoding DNA topoisomerase (ATP-hydrolyzing) subunit B → MAKSKKPKDAEYTAGQIQVLKGLEAVRKRPGMYVGSTSARGLHHLVYEVVDNSIDEAMAGYCSEVTVTIHEDNSVSVVDDGRGIPVDIHPTEKVPGVELAMTVLHAGGKFDKDTYKVSGGLHGVGVSVVNALSAFLEVEIRRGGKTYHQRYERGVKVKELEEIGKAKGTGTKVWFKPDDEIFTELEYSIEVLSNRLREMAFLNKGLKITLTDERNGRTSEDYRYEGGIAEYVEFLRGSRTALHEKVCYFETSRPEAEIELALQYDQGFSENTHTFVNNINTHEGGMHLTGLKAALTRTINDYARRNKIFKKDESLSGDDVREGLTCVLSIRVMEPQFEGQTKTKLGNSEVRGAVEASVNEHLSIFLDENPKAAKAIIEKSLQAARARDAARKARDLARKKSGLEGGVLPGKLADCSISDPSLCELYLVEGDSAGGSAKQGRDRAFQAILPLKGKILNVERARIDKILSNEEIRAMITAIGAGIREEFDLESVRYHKVVIMTDADVDGAHIRTLLLTFFFRQMRELIEAGYVYIAQPPLYRVHKGKSDFYAYSDQERDMYLKRLGGKNGEAKGVTIQRYKGLGEMNPDQLWKTTMDPEARTILQVQIEDAAIASNLFDRLMGDDVEPRRQFIEKNARYVKNLDV